From Malaya genurostris strain Urasoe2022 chromosome 2, Malgen_1.1, whole genome shotgun sequence:
accatttcgccactctgaatcttgttttagtcactctaaaacgccaaacagaaacaatagcgcgtacatcgaaTATGgtttacatcctggccgtcacccgaccgataccttatattcaaacatcttctctgtccatcaaacactagtcttctcgctttatatctatttctccgatcaagctttgagtaggagagtgtatttataatcgcttgtcaccttctttaacgGTGCcaatcgctggctggacatcgtcagcgacagacccctatgaaggtagtATTGATTGTTGATTGTGTTTGACGGACAGAGaatatgtttggatataaggtatcggtcgggtgacggccaggatgtagaccatgttcgatgtacgtgctactgtgtctgactggcgttttagagtgactaaaacaagattcagagtggcgaaatggtagcgcgtatgcacggaatgcataagaacgcaggttcgagtcctgtctctgagtgtatctttttccaaaaaatcatcttttctgttagtttttcattcatttggcttctccaatatatgtttccgctcagtcattgaaaaactgagcgaaaatatagtttcaccgatGGAGCTAAACTTTTGCATGGTGGTtaagggacccaaaaggaacacgaaaagtttggtggggcTGGTATCAATATTTTGCTCCACCCTAATGAGTATACAAAGTTCTGTGTGttcacttgagtatattgaacacCAATTAGCTGTTGATTTTGATTCCCCGGTAACTAACAAACTATACTTGTGTCTCGATGagttgttgatggatttgccacattcaacttgattcgaaagcatcacttcaatatTGTACGTCTTAAAATGGGATATTGTGCATACTGCAATTTCTTTTTACATAccatatgataaaaaaagaaccggaattttcattttaaaattcccgcgcttgtccaatcggtaaacttttattctctcaacgttggcaacacttttatacacattctgtcaaattttgacgcatatcgtacgattagtttttgtttggcgtctatacaaagaagttgaaaaattttcgtgtggcgatttttataatggatgaaaatttagaacaacgtgcgtgcatccaattttgtgttgcagatggatttaagtgttccgaaacgttgaaaatgttagaaaaggccttcggtgaatcgtgtctaggaaagacacaggcatacgagtggtataaacgcttcaaaggtgggatcaagcgttggaatgcatgtattgccgcaggaggagagtacttcgaaggcgataataaagaaatttattaaaaattgaaattttgcgttttgccttttttaataaaattacggttctttttgcctttctcatatagaaaggttatgcaatcactgtgaaaaccgacgtttgaaccgagggccgagtgtcatataccattcgactcagttcgtcgagtacgcaaaatgtctgtgtgtatgtgtgtatgtaacgtttttttgcactaacttttctcggagatggctgaaccgattttcgcaaactaagattcaaatgaaaggtcttgtggttccatacaaaattcctgaatattattacgatccgacttccggttttggagttatggggtaaaatgtgcaaaaaaaacgaaaatatgtgttctaacttttctcatagatggcgcgaccgatcgaTTCTTGtcgagttatatgaattttttcataaacccCCCCACCCTTGTTTATGAAACTTGCTAcacttcctcccctataaaaataatcCTTAAACCATCTCGGaaatgccaagtttggtggcaatccgttcagtagttgcGAAGTTATGGCGAACATACAAACTGACATCcatttttccataaaaaaaaattgttgaaaaatataaaaaaaatccttgattttcaaaaaattacattatttcGAGAATATGTTTCTTTTTCATATATTATTTCTTCATTCtaaaaatttgacagtattttaatttgaactttagcTACCACGTATATAAAAAtccaaaaaacgttttttttttcaagatatttgaatattaggtgttatttttaaaatgaaacaaaatataCACAAAATTTCAACAGTCCTAATTTTTAAATAGTCCTACCCAAAACAATGCGGATGATTAGCGAAATTAGcgcgacaaaaatattttcaccactaaatattagttttttgtagtaggtgtcttcacaaaagttgtttgtaatcaaatggcgctcctttcgatgaaaaaagttactagggtggtccttatttagattgaaatctgaaatctaactttcttaattgaactcaaaatggatttcgttgtacaataaagtagtaggaaattttattttgagcaactttactgaaaaaaagcacctctctagcttttcatttgatcgagttacatcaattttcccgagtagaagtagggtggctcctaaaAATCACTTTATTTTGTTCtaacatttttgtgaaatgttctacggaaaagttgttttcagaagagttattgaactaatcattgcgcacaattttgctcaaccaagctttttcatatgagctacccgTAAaacgttatgattgttttttcatcaaaaactagtcaaagttcattagatgccagagcaatgaaaatgtatcctatgctgttcctgaaaggtcatgatataagtaaaaatttaagagaaaattggaggggtgttatttttttaacttttttaaattagttttaaaaataccttcagaaaactcaaaaacattgcataactcttaaacgcctaacgccttcttcagcaaaataatagtatcaaatcagGTCTAAAAGTGTcccatacattgtcctttcgagaaatgagacacacgaaAACTACTTAAGGActtaggagccaccctacttttactcgggaaaattgatgtaactcgatcaaatgaaaagctagagaggtaattttttcagcaaagttactcaaaataaaatttcctacaactttattgtacaacgaaatcctttttgagttcaattaagaaagttagatttcagatttcaatctaaatgaggaccaccctagtaacttttttcatcaaaaggagcgccatttgattacaaacaacttttgtgaagacaccaactacaaaaaaaaaatatttaatagtgaaaatatttttgtcgcactaatttcccgtttcggaccattgtGCAGTGCTgagatttagaaaaaatcataGCCACTTTACAGGAAATAAGGCTGATACGCAACAGATTTTCGGATGCATCACGATGGATTAGAGGTTATATGACAAGACATGCGGCGGACTTCCATGTTTCATATAGGAAATTTTTGCAGCCGATacaattataatgataatagtaataatgaaaattcaatcacaagCATATTTTATGCTGCTGGCTCAAACCTATTATCCTAtatagtatgaatttcatatacaaaagtaacatgAGCGCAGGATTTCACTCGTtcaattagttgaatcaaaatAGTGCGTAAGATGTAAATATAATATCGGCTGTCCTGGTTCCCGGATTTCGACTAACAACCGACGATTAATAGTCGCAATAGTCGCTTCGTTTTCTCCTAACGGCCTAACCGATcttagaactgtttcattctgtaggttatactagtttttgtacaatttgttttccaagaatcaaagaaagCTATTTGAAGAGTATCACTCATATCATAatatgagagatatgagaaaggcataatgatTATTATTACTAACAAGCTCTCTCTAATCTTCTTGTCATCCACAGGAACAGGCATCAGAAATGGTAAAATTATTCAACGCTTTCCGGAGAAAGATTGGCCCGATACTCCGTTCATCGCTGGCATTGAATGGGTAAATTCGCGATCGAATTCTAACCTTCCGCTAAATATTCAACATTGATTTTCGATTTTATATTCCAGTTCTGTCAGCCGCAGGGTTGGTCACTATCGACGGTACGTCAGGAGCCACAGTTCTTCGTGTCCGTCCTGACGGATATCGATGCAAACCGGCACTACTGCGCCTGTCTTTGTTTCAACGAAACGATTGCCATCACGCCCAGTAAACCGATCGATGAGGAGGAAGAGGATGACAATCTGTCGGCGGCTAGTCGGGCACTGTTGGCAAACAGCAGTGGTCCACCGTCAATCACCCACCACAGCATCATGTACGCACCGAAGTGTTTGGTGATTGTGTCCCGGTTGGACTATATCGAAACCTTCCGAAATTGTCTGGGCACCATCTACACGGTGTACCTGGAGAGTTTGAAGTTTCACCTGCACCATCTGATCGGCAGTATACTGGGATGCATTCAGGTGCCACCACCCGGGGGACCGCAGGTTCGCTTCTCAATCGGTGCCGGTGATAAACAGGTCCTGCAGCCTCCCCTCTCGCACACACTCCCCGTTACTGGATCCTGTGTCAGTCTGTTGTTTCAACAGTTGGGCACGAAAAATGTGATGTTACTGTTTTGCGCTGTGATGACCGAACACAAGATTCTCTTCCATTCGACGAGCTACTCTCGCCTGACCGACAGCTGCCGAGCGCTGACAGCCCTGATGTATCCATTCCGCTACAGTCACGTGTACATTCCGATCCTACCAGCGTCGCTGGTAGAAGTATTATCCACGCCGACACCGTTCATCATGGGTATTCACAGCGCGATGCAGTCGGAGGTGACCGAAGTTTTAGATGTGATTATTGCCGATCTGGATGGAGGCTCGATACATATTCCGGAATCGTTGGTGCCACCGGTTGCCAAGCTTCCTCGAGCGCTTTGGGAAACAACGGAAAATGCACTGCGGCTGGTTTTACACCCGGAGTTGGCACTGGCAGATCTTGCGTTTCCaccgaacaacaacaacaataacaacaacagtaCGAACGGAGCGTACGGGTTTCGGGAGCAGAAGTCGGATGGAATGCTGGACAAAGAGATTCGGGCCGTTTTTATGCGATTGTTCGCGCAGCTGCTGCAGGGCTATCGGTCGTGTTTGACGCTGATTAGGATTAATCCGAAACCGATTATTCAGTTTCATCGCGCCGGTTTCCTGGGCGCACGAGATCTGGTGGATTGTGATTTTCTGTCGCGAGTGCTAGACAGCATGTTCTTTACGGGTTTCGTGACGGAAAGGGGACCCCCCTGGAGACCTTGTGATGCCTGGGATGAACTTTACAGTTCCATGAATGATTTGCTCAAACAGGAAACACAAGATCCGAACCTGATATTGGTGCACATTCAGGAGTTGGCCAAACAGTTGTACATCAACGAAAACCCCAATCCGCAGCCGTACCAGCAGAAGATTTTAAGACCACCGGAAGGGGCGTTTGCGCGGATACATCAACCGTCGATGCCGTTGATTGATTCTCACGAGGTCCAGAATGTGATCAATGATGGTCTGGCAGCGAACGATCTGCAGGCGAGATTGCAAACGATTCGGCCAACACCGCGCATAGTTCCGATGGGACCATATCTCAAACCGGTCCCGGAACTGCGACCGATCGTGAACAACAGCGCCAGAAAACTGGAAGTACTGAAAACTTGCATAAGCTGTATATTCGACAATAAGATTACCGAAGCAAGGAAAAGTTTTCCGGCCGTTCTTCGGATATTGAAGCAACGGGATGCCCGGTTGACTATGTGTCGAGAGTTAGCCAAGATCGCCCATGGGAACAAACAGTTAGATCATCAGCAGTTCGATTTGGTGGTTAAGTTGATGAACCGAGCACTACAGGACGATTCCTCGAAGGATGAATACGGAGTGGCGGCAGCTTTGTTACCGCTTTCGACCACCTTCTGCCGGAAGTTGTGCACCGGTGTGATACAGTTTGCCTACACCTGCATACAGGACCATCCGGTTTGGAAGAATCAGCAGTTCTGGGAGGATGCCTTCTATCACGATGTTCAAAACTTCATCAAAGAACTGTACCTGCCACGAAACAACCCGGAGAAACCGTACAGCAGTTGGTCTACCGACAATGGTCTGACGCATTCGGCGTCCCGTGATAAGATGGACCGAGCAACGTTGCTTTCGCGTGTTCAGGAACCATCGGCCCTGGAGATCGCTGCCGATCAGATGCGGATATGGCCGAGTGTAGATGCCGAAAAGCAACTGGAGCTGATCAGTTCCGAGGAAAAGACACTCTACAGTCAAGCGATACATTATGCCAATCGAATGGTGTTCCTGTTGATTCCGCAGGACGTCAACACCGGAGGAAGGGTACAGAAGATCGATTCACACGCCGATGACGATGCCAGTGTTTCGAATAGCGTGATCGAGTCGCATAGTCACAGTGATCATAGCGATGAAGGGTTCGAAGATAACGACCCGGGGGAAGTGGGTACGCAGGTGGCTAAAATGGTGTGTAAATTTATCGATCGAGTGTGCAATGAGGGCAATGTTACCGCCGAGCATTTGCGAAATCTCCACCAGATGGTTCCGGGTGTAATTCAGATGCACATCGAAACCCTGGAGGCAGTCAATCGGGAAGCCAAACGAATTCCTCCGATTCAGAAACCCAAGCTACAGTATCCTTCCCTGTTGCTAGGTGAGGAAATCATCGGAGAACCCATGCGAGTATATTTGCTAGCGGATGGTCGCGAGGAGAAGGAAGTAGGCAACTCAAACCTGTTACCGGCCGAAGGTGCCCTGTTCTTGACCAACTACCGTATCGTGTTCAAGGGGTGGCCCTGCGATCCGTACTGCTGTGAGCAGAGTATCGTCAGAGCCTTCCCGATATCGTCACTAACCAAAGAGAAACGTCTGACGGTGATCTACCTGCCGCATCTGGAGCAGGTTCTTCAGGAGGGCATGCAGCTGCGATCGTGTACGTTTCAACTGATCAAGGTAGCCTTCGACGAGGAAGTGGTACAGGAATCGATCGAAGCATTTCGCAAAACAGTGCACAAGGTTCGCCATCCGGAGGACGAGTTCGGTCATTTTGCGTTCGCCACCCACGGGATGGCCAATCCAACGCCACTGCACAAAGTGAAGGAGAAAAATGCCACCCTGAaagattttgccaaaaaaacacTGCTGCGAACGGCGAAGAAAGCTGGCTTCAAACAGAAAGGAGCGACCAAACGGAAGTATATTCTTCCGGGAGCGGATTTTGACGAGACCTATGGTAGCAGTGCGACAGGGATAAATGAAAATCCAGAAGATGAAGACGGTTCCGACGACGGAGCGGACACAATGCCCCGCATCACGGTCAAAGACGTAGAAAGGCTCAAGGAACGAAGTTACGTGAAAGATTGGTTCCGCGTTGGGTTGGGCGATGTACAAACGGGTTATCGGATTAGCTCAATAAACTGTAACTATAGCTTGTGTAGAACTTACCCGGCGATGTTGGTGTGCCCGAAGGACGTTAGTGACGATGCTCTGCGGAATCTTTCCCGTTGCTACAAACACCATCGGATACCTACGGCAACCTGGAGGCATAAAAACGGAGCTACCCTGTTGCGTGGAGCCATTCCGTTGGCAAAAGGAGTCATGGGTATGCTTAAGGGTCACCCGGGGTCATCGAATACCTCGGCTGATTCGGCTAGTTTCCAAGAGCAGGATCGTTACTTTGTGTCTGTTATCAAAACCACCCCGCATACTCGACCGATTCGGCATACGTGGGGTTTGTCAGACTCCAACATATCTCTGGATTCACTAACTCTGGCAGCCAATAATCTGATGACTCGTTCCGACATGTCAACGCTGACTCCCGACATCAGTCGAAAGAACAACGTCGGATTGTATTCGATGAATAATTCTTCGTTTTCCAGTTTCGGAGCACTGCGTTCGAATACAAAAACCAACAAGTGGGGTTCACTCAAGCCCAGTGGTAACAATAGTACCGCCGCCCTTCGGGATATCCGTGACCACTGGGATCAATCATCGCAGCAATACACCTTTCAACGTGTGCCATTGTATTTTCTCGGTGAAAAATCTCAGTCAAAGTCAGCGAAGCTGTCGGAAATGTACGCCGAGTTCATACCCGTTGACTATACGGACGTTCGACATTCGCGTACCGCTTTCAAAAAGCTGATGCGATCGTGTCTGCCATCCTGTCTGAACACCGAACCCGATCAGACCTTCTCCCGACTGGTGGAAGGTTCCGAGTGGCTTCAGCAGATTCGGGGTCTGTTGCAACTGTCTGGAGCCGTCGTCGATTTGATGGACCTTCAGGAATCCAGTGTCACCCTGGCCCTCGAGGACGGTTGGGACGTGACGGCTCAAATTTCGTCCCTGGCACAGCTCTGTCTTGATCCGTACTACCGAACCATCGAAGGATTTCGGGTACTCATCGAAAAGGAATGGCTTGCCTTCGGGCATCGTTTCGGACACCGCAGTAATCTCAAACCGAACAGCAGTTCCGGTTCCCCATTTGCTCCTACATTCCTACAGTTCCTGGACGCAGTCCACCAGATACAATCTCAATTCCCGCTTGCCTTCGAATTCAACGAATTTTATCTGCGCTTTCTGGCGTACCATCATGTGAGCTGCCGTTTTCGAACGTTTCTGTTCGATTGTGAATTGGAACGGGTCGAATTCGGTATCACGGCCATTGACGACAAACGTGGTTCACTGAATTCCCACCACAAACACGTTGTAGAAACGTTGACCGTTTCCGATGACGATAACATCTATCCGGGTGGAGtcggcggtggtggtggtggcagGGGTAATCACGCATCCAATACGCAAAAGTTTGGCCCTTCGCTGTTTGACTACATCGAACGGCAGCACGCTAAGAATCCCATCTTCTACAACTTCATGTACACGCCGGATCCGGAACGGCTGGTACTGCGACCGCAGAGTTCCATATCCGTGCTGGAAGTATGGTCGTACTATTTGGACGAAGAATTGGCGCAAGGTCCCCCGTACGATCCGGAACTAGTCAGTAGCGATAATCTGGAGGATGACAGTGATTACGTGAGCAGTGGAAGCTCGACCGTTCGACATCCGAAACGTAAAGTGGTTTCGGTTGGGTACGATAGTTTGAACAAGTACGATGCGGATGCGTTCTCCCGGCTTCTGGAGGAATTGAAAAACGCCGAAGCAGAGCGGGGGCTGCTACCGCAAAAGTGGCGTCAGGTGTGGGACAAACTGGAGCTGCCGCATTCCGATTCACTTACCCGCCATGCGTCCTTCAGCAGTGCTTTGGTGAGatcgcatggtcgactactacacAAAAGGTAACCTGTTAGCGATACAAACATAATCGATTCGaagataatgtttttttttcctctccCAGATCGACGCTAGAAATTATTATGCGTGGTCGCCAGGTTGGCTACCATCAGGAGAACTTCCTTCATCCACATCGTTTCGAAAAGCATGCCTACTCGGCTCCGATCAATTGCAATCACTGCGGGAATGTTCTCTGGGGTCCACTACTGAATGGCCTTCGGTACAGTTCAGAGCGTAGCGAGTAAACCGGTACggtttgataataattttccaTTTGACAATTTCAGATGTGTTGATTGTGGTAATACCTATCACGAAAAGTGCGCCGAATCGGTGCCGAAAAACTGCACCAAGTACAAGGCAGTGGAAGGAAACCAACAAACGTTGTCGCGGAATCAGGGTGACAACAGCAGCGTAACGTCCAGTGTGAACACAACCAACACCACTAGTCAGCATTACTACGACCAGTTTAGCAGTAATGTCGCGGACGATAGAACTCATGAAGGGTAAGTTTGATGGAGTAGTTTTGGTTGGTCAACATTTGTTCATTCCCTGGTGATATCCTTCTAGATACTTGTACAAACGAGGAGCCATACTGAAGAACTGGAAGCAGCGATGGTTCGTGTTGGATTCACACAAACACCAGCTGAGATATTACGATGCAATGGAGGATTGCAACTGTAAGGGCTTTATTGGTAAGTGATCAATTGGTGGTCAATATAAATAATTATGAAACAGTAAACAAGTGGAATCGTTTTGTAATCAACAGATCTGGCCGAAGTGCAATCAGTGGCACAGGCCCCGACCCAGGCGGCACCGGTGCCATCGAAGAAGATTGACGAAAAGGCGTTTTTTGATGTAAGTACCATACAGACTAGTGCAAATAAAGTAACCttattctgaatctggatttaACACGTGGAtcgataagtcccgagactgatACAAAGatgaaaatttcttcaaaaGATACCTGTCAAAACTTCATGATATTCT
This genomic window contains:
- the LOC131427333 gene encoding myotubularin-related protein 13, whose translation is MSRLADYFVIVGYDHEKERTGIRNGKIIQRFPEKDWPDTPFIAGIEWFCQPQGWSLSTVRQEPQFFVSVLTDIDANRHYCACLCFNETIAITPSKPIDEEEEDDNLSAASRALLANSSGPPSITHHSIMYAPKCLVIVSRLDYIETFRNCLGTIYTVYLESLKFHLHHLIGSILGCIQVPPPGGPQVRFSIGAGDKQVLQPPLSHTLPVTGSCVSLLFQQLGTKNVMLLFCAVMTEHKILFHSTSYSRLTDSCRALTALMYPFRYSHVYIPILPASLVEVLSTPTPFIMGIHSAMQSEVTEVLDVIIADLDGGSIHIPESLVPPVAKLPRALWETTENALRLVLHPELALADLAFPPNNNNNNNNSTNGAYGFREQKSDGMLDKEIRAVFMRLFAQLLQGYRSCLTLIRINPKPIIQFHRAGFLGARDLVDCDFLSRVLDSMFFTGFVTERGPPWRPCDAWDELYSSMNDLLKQETQDPNLILVHIQELAKQLYINENPNPQPYQQKILRPPEGAFARIHQPSMPLIDSHEVQNVINDGLAANDLQARLQTIRPTPRIVPMGPYLKPVPELRPIVNNSARKLEVLKTCISCIFDNKITEARKSFPAVLRILKQRDARLTMCRELAKIAHGNKQLDHQQFDLVVKLMNRALQDDSSKDEYGVAAALLPLSTTFCRKLCTGVIQFAYTCIQDHPVWKNQQFWEDAFYHDVQNFIKELYLPRNNPEKPYSSWSTDNGLTHSASRDKMDRATLLSRVQEPSALEIAADQMRIWPSVDAEKQLELISSEEKTLYSQAIHYANRMVFLLIPQDVNTGGRVQKIDSHADDDASVSNSVIESHSHSDHSDEGFEDNDPGEVGTQVAKMVCKFIDRVCNEGNVTAEHLRNLHQMVPGVIQMHIETLEAVNREAKRIPPIQKPKLQYPSLLLGEEIIGEPMRVYLLADGREEKEVGNSNLLPAEGALFLTNYRIVFKGWPCDPYCCEQSIVRAFPISSLTKEKRLTVIYLPHLEQVLQEGMQLRSCTFQLIKVAFDEEVVQESIEAFRKTVHKVRHPEDEFGHFAFATHGMANPTPLHKVKEKNATLKDFAKKTLLRTAKKAGFKQKGATKRKYILPGADFDETYGSSATGINENPEDEDGSDDGADTMPRITVKDVERLKERSYVKDWFRVGLGDVQTGYRISSINCNYSLCRTYPAMLVCPKDVSDDALRNLSRCYKHHRIPTATWRHKNGATLLRGAIPLAKGVMGMLKGHPGSSNTSADSASFQEQDRYFVSVIKTTPHTRPIRHTWGLSDSNISLDSLTLAANNLMTRSDMSTLTPDISRKNNVGLYSMNNSSFSSFGALRSNTKTNKWGSLKPSGNNSTAALRDIRDHWDQSSQQYTFQRVPLYFLGEKSQSKSAKLSEMYAEFIPVDYTDVRHSRTAFKKLMRSCLPSCLNTEPDQTFSRLVEGSEWLQQIRGLLQLSGAVVDLMDLQESSVTLALEDGWDVTAQISSLAQLCLDPYYRTIEGFRVLIEKEWLAFGHRFGHRSNLKPNSSSGSPFAPTFLQFLDAVHQIQSQFPLAFEFNEFYLRFLAYHHVSCRFRTFLFDCELERVEFGITAIDDKRGSLNSHHKHVVETLTVSDDDNIYPGGVGGGGGGRGNHASNTQKFGPSLFDYIERQHAKNPIFYNFMYTPDPERLVLRPQSSISVLEVWSYYLDEELAQGPPYDPELVSSDNLEDDSDYVSSGSSTVRHPKRKVVSVGYDSLNKYDADAFSRLLEELKNAEAERGLLPQKWRQVWDKLELPHSDSLTRHASFSSALVRSHGRLLHKRSTLEIIMRGRQVGYHQENFLHPHRFEKHAYSAPINCNHCGNVLWGPLLNGLRCVDCGNTYHEKCAESVPKNCTKYKAVEGNQQTLSRNQGDNSSVTSSVNTTNTTSQHYYDQFSSNVADDRTHEGYLYKRGAILKNWKQRWFVLDSHKHQLRYYDAMEDCNCKGFIDLAEVQSVAQAPTQAAPVPSKKIDEKAFFDLKTSRRTYNFYAVDASSAQEWIEKIQACLQ